Genomic DNA from Methanofollis sp. W23:
GGAACCCCAGGACCTGGAGGGCAAACCCGCAGGCATAGATCGAGTGATATGTCCCGCTGATCCAGATCGTCCCCCCGTCCCTGAGCACCCGGCCACAGGCCTCGATCCACCGGCGGTGAAACGCAAAGTCCTCCTCGACCCCTGCGCTCTGGTCCCATGCGCCCTTGTCAACCGGCGCTCTCTTCCCTCCCTGGCAGGTGAACCCGCCATTGGAAAGATTATAAGGAGGATCGGCAAAGATCAGGTCGATTGAGCCTTCTGGGATGGTTTCCATGCACTCGACCGCATCGCCGTGCAGGAGCGTCGCACCGTCGCATGAAAAATAAGGCTCTCTCCGCTTCATTCTTTCTCCGGAATAAATGTCGTTCTCACTCGTGATGACGTTTCCTATTGGTCTCTCTGGCCACAGACCACGATATTCTAATGTAGTTGGCACGACCACCTGTCTGGTAGGATCATGGAGAATCACGTTGTTCAGGATATGATGGGTCTGATGGCCTCAAAGATTGCCTCGATCGCTGACACGATCGCAGACGCCGAAGTCGAGTCTTTCCTCCAGGAACTCCTCTGTGCAAAGAGGATCTATGTGCTTGGGGCGGGACGCTCAGGACTCGTGGCAAAGGCCTTTGCCATGCGGCTGATGCACCTCGGACTGCACTCGTACGTCGTCGGCGAGACTGTCACCCCTGCCATGGGGGAGGGCGATGTCCTGGTCGTCTTCTCAGGCTCAGGCAAGACCAAGACCGTCGCCGAACTTGCCGAGACGGCCAAAGATATCGGCGGCCGTGTCTGCTTGATCACGTCCAACTCGGACTCGCGGATCGGCAAGATCGCCGACTGCACCGTCGAGATCGAGAGCCACCGCGACGAGGTGAAGGACGAGTCGGCCGAGTTCGAGGTCAGGCAGATGATGGGGCAGCACAAGTCTTTCGCGCCCCTTGGCACGATCTTTGAGACGACCTCGATGATCTTTGCAGACGCGATCGTCTCGCGCCTGATGGAGATCACCGAGACCAATGTCGAAGACCTCAAGTGCAGGCACGCCAATATCGAGTGATCGGTATGGCTGAAGAGCGGTTTGCAGAGCGGGTCCGCGGGATCGAGATCTCGGGGATCAGGAAGATGTTTGAAGGGGCGGGCGAGGACTCGATCAATCTCGGTCTCGGCCAACCCGATTTCCCGACGCCGCCCCTGATCAGGGAAGCGGCAAAGCGGGCGATCGACCAGGGGATGACCGGCTACACGATGAACGCCGGGGTCCCTGAACTGCGCGCGGCGGTGAGCGAGAAGTTCAGGCGCGAGAACGCCCTCTCGTACTCGCCCGACCAGGTGATCGTCACGGCGGGTGCGAGCGAGGCTCTCCATATCGTGATGCAGGCCCTGGTGGACGAAGGCGACCGGGTGCTCATCGCCGACCCTGGTTTTGTCTCGTACGCGGCGCTTGCCACGCTTGCCGGCGGCCGGACCGAGGGGCTCGGCCTCGACGCCTCTCTTCACCTCGATGTGGAAGCGGCCAAGGAACAGATGGACGGCGCCCGTCTGCTCGTCCTGAACACACCTGCGAACCCGACCGGGATGGTGGAGAGCGAGGAGTCGGTGAAGGCTCTGGTCGAGTATGCCGAGGACAAAGGCGTCACCGTCGTCGCAGACGAGGTCTACGAGCACTTCACCTACGGCACACCGCACGTGAGTGCGGCGCGGTTTGGCGAGGACGTCGTGACCATCAACGCCACCTCCAAGACCTATTCGATGACCGGGTGGCGTCTGGGCTATATGGCCGCGCCCGAGGCGGTGGTGGATGAGTGCATCAAGGTCCACCAGTATTGCCAGGCGTGCGCCACATCCATCTCGCAGTATGCGGCATTGGCGGCGCTCACCGGGGACCAGTCGCCGGTGGCGGCGATGCGCGAGGAATACCGGGCACGCCGCGACCTTCTCTGTACCGGGCTTGCCGACCTTGGGTTCAGGTTCCCGGCGCCCGAGGGAGCGTTCTATGCGTTTGTCCCGATGGGCCAGAACCTCTTTGCAAAGATCATCGAGAAAGGGGTAATCATCGTCCCGGGTTCGGCCTTCGGTACCTGCGCGCCCGACTACGCCAGGATCAGTTATGCGGCGTCGCAGGACGATCTGCGGCGGGCGCTGGCCAGGATCGCCGAGGCGGTCCTTGAAGATTAAGGTCTCAGAAAAGAAAGGTGAATGATATGAAAGAACTCTTGAAAAAACTCTCCAATGCCCACGGGATCTCGGGGAGCGAGGGGAGCGTCGCCGAGGTCATCAAGGCCGAGGTCGCGCCCTTTGTCGACGAGATCAGGGAAGACTCGATGGGCAACCTCATCGCCGTCAAGAAGGGCGACGATTTCTCGGTCCTGCTTGCGGCGCACATGGACGAGATCGGGGCGATGGTCAAGTATGTCGATGAGAAGGGCTTTGTCAGGTTCGTCACCATCGGCGGATGGTACGACCCCACGCTGTATGCCCAGCGTGTCGTGCTCCACGGGACGAAGGGCCCGGTCTATGGCGTGGTCGGCGGCAAGCCGCCCCATGTGATGAAGGAGGAGGACCGCAAGCGTCCGCCCAAGGTGGACGACATGTTCATCGACATCGGGGCGACCTCGGCTGAGGATGCCGCGGCGCTCGGGATCGAGGTCGGCACCCCGGTCAGCATCGATAGGGAGTTCCGGCCCCTCGCAAACACGCGCGTGACCGGCAAGGCCTTCGACAACCGTGCCGGGTGTGCGATGCTCATCGAGACACTCAAGAAGGTCGAGTCGCCGCACACGATCTATGGGGTCTTCACCGTGCAGGAGGAGGTCGGGTTGAAGGGGGCAAAGACCGTCGCCTACTCGCTCAACCCCGACTGCGCCATCGCCACCGACACCACGATCCCTGGCGATCACCCGGGGATCGAGAAGAAGGACGCTTCCCTGGAGATGGGAGCCGGTCCGGTGATCACCATCGTCGACAGCAATGGTCGCGGGCTCATCGCGAACCGCACGGTCGTCGCATGGCTGCGCCAGGCGGCCGAGGCAAAGGAGGTGCCCTACCAGCTTGAGGTCGGGAAGGGCGGGACCACCGACGCCACCACCATCCACCTGGAGCGGGGCGGTATCCCGGCGACGACGCTGAGCATCCCGACGAGGT
This window encodes:
- the hxlB gene encoding 6-phospho-3-hexuloisomerase — encoded protein: MENHVVQDMMGLMASKIASIADTIADAEVESFLQELLCAKRIYVLGAGRSGLVAKAFAMRLMHLGLHSYVVGETVTPAMGEGDVLVVFSGSGKTKTVAELAETAKDIGGRVCLITSNSDSRIGKIADCTVEIESHRDEVKDESAEFEVRQMMGQHKSFAPLGTIFETTSMIFADAIVSRLMEITETNVEDLKCRHANIE
- a CDS encoding pyridoxal phosphate-dependent aminotransferase; translated protein: MAEERFAERVRGIEISGIRKMFEGAGEDSINLGLGQPDFPTPPLIREAAKRAIDQGMTGYTMNAGVPELRAAVSEKFRRENALSYSPDQVIVTAGASEALHIVMQALVDEGDRVLIADPGFVSYAALATLAGGRTEGLGLDASLHLDVEAAKEQMDGARLLVLNTPANPTGMVESEESVKALVEYAEDKGVTVVADEVYEHFTYGTPHVSAARFGEDVVTINATSKTYSMTGWRLGYMAAPEAVVDECIKVHQYCQACATSISQYAALAALTGDQSPVAAMREEYRARRDLLCTGLADLGFRFPAPEGAFYAFVPMGQNLFAKIIEKGVIIVPGSAFGTCAPDYARISYAASQDDLRRALARIAEAVLED
- a CDS encoding M42 family metallopeptidase, translated to MKELLKKLSNAHGISGSEGSVAEVIKAEVAPFVDEIREDSMGNLIAVKKGDDFSVLLAAHMDEIGAMVKYVDEKGFVRFVTIGGWYDPTLYAQRVVLHGTKGPVYGVVGGKPPHVMKEEDRKRPPKVDDMFIDIGATSAEDAAALGIEVGTPVSIDREFRPLANTRVTGKAFDNRAGCAMLIETLKKVESPHTIYGVFTVQEEVGLKGAKTVAYSLNPDCAIATDTTIPGDHPGIEKKDASLEMGAGPVITIVDSNGRGLIANRTVVAWLRQAAEAKEVPYQLEVGKGGTTDATTIHLERGGIPATTLSIPTRYIHSPVEVLDLADIENGAALLVEALKSKPDF